Sequence from the Miscanthus floridulus cultivar M001 chromosome 16, ASM1932011v1, whole genome shotgun sequence genome:
GAAcactgatttttctttttaatctctagctaAAACTTGTAAGTAGTATTTCTCCCTGATACTaacttcaaaattttcaaaagacctcggatggagaaacaaccaaaatgaaagttgtagatcccaaaaagttatacaactttttaatttgaaattatcttatcaaggaaaactacgtttgaattttcaaaattttgaaatttgaattttttaaacgatctcggatggataaacagcaaaaacgaaagttgtggatctcgaaaagttataaaactttgtagttgacaaatttttttacttaaaatcatcttgtcaaggaaaactacgtttgaatttctcaaatttgaaattcaaattttgtaaacgacctcgaatggagaaataaccaaaatgaaagttgtagatctcaaaaagttatgaaactttgtagttgacatttttttttcatttgagttcatttaggACCTCAAATAATTAATTTATTGTCTATTTAGGATAATATGTGTGGAAAGAAAATGCAATATAGATATAAGTGACAGTGTGGTCTAGTGGTTAGAGGAGGAAGCACGCGAGGCAAGGTCGCAGGATTGAATTCCAGCTGATGCGAAATCTCCAAACATCGTGCAAAAAATGTCGCGTCTACGGTACAGTTTTGTGGCTGACTAGTGAATCATTCCCGGAtaaaaaatgctatttttttggtaaatttttcatgatttttggaaatCAGCCGTCTCTATAAATTGGGCATTTGTAGCCGCGGTTGCTTAGGGGCTGCTAGCAAAACCGCAGCTACAAATGCACATGAGCCACCGCTACGAATACTTGCTGGTGTAGTGGTCGTCATTAGCATCTCGCCTTGTCGTTATCCAAGTCACCAACATCATGCCAACTCtggctctgttcgcttgtcttatgagtcgTACTATTTCAGTGAACGAACAATATTTTCTCTCATAACGAATCAGCaaacagtacttttagtcatggctttTCAGCAAAACGAGCGTAGCCTCTATCCGAGACCCACCTTCTAAACCAATTCCATATCTAACCTAGGGTTGCTTTCAACCCTAAACCAAAGTCTTAACCTCACTTGCCTCCCCGTAAACAATTGCTCAATGCGTTAGATTCAATTCCTTACCGAATAACATGTTTTGTTAGGCTCTAGTAGACTTGACACGAATTATTCTTTGATTTTCCTAAGGATCTATTTGCATGGACTAAACTGAGTCATTAGATGCTAAAAAAAGCTCCAGCTGATCTAAACAGTCCAGGTTATATAGGCTATTTTGTACTATTCAAACACACaaacaaattataaaagtccaaGCCGACCCGAGCAGTCTCGTTCTCGTTCACATTCCTTCGTTccaagccagccacgagccgagcgccGCCCACTCGACCCTCCACACCGTAGAGCAGAGCACGCTTCTCCCAAACCCACCAGTCCACCACTGCATTAATCCGTCCAGGAATTCACTCCACGGCACGGCGACGCGGGGACGCCAAGGCAAAAAGGCAATAAGGCCAGCGGCCAGGCAGTGCTAGGAGGAGGCGTTAGCGTCGGCGGCGTCGGtgtcggcggaggcggaggcgcagAGGGGACGGCGGCATGGGGGTGCTGCGGAGCACGCAGAGCCTggaggccgaggtggaggagatgcGCGCCGCGCTGCTTCTCCACGACGCGTGGGCGTGGAGGCCCGGCGGGGGCGCCGCCCGCGCCGCGGAGGCCGCCGGCGTGGAGGCGCGCACCGTGTGCGTCACGGGGGGCACGTCCTTCCTCGGCTTCGCCGTCGTCAACCGCCTGCTCCGCCACGGTTACAACGTCCGCCTCGCCATCGAGACGCAAGGTCAGTTAGTCTCGCCTTAACCCCCTCCACGGATTGGGCCCCGCTTCGGCAGTGAGAATCGTGCCCTGGTTGCTGGACTGATAAGCTACGCTCAAAGTACCGTGATTTACTGTAGGAGAAAAATATCGTTGGTTGACTGGAAAAGTAGGACTAATGAGCCAAGCTAACAGGACGTCGGATGCGTTTCTCGGCTCCTCTCATTTCATTTCGCGGTGGGACGTCTCCGGGGTTGGTTGCGGTTGCCGCACCCTGTTTCTGAATTGTGAAGGTTGTTTTCGCTGATGATTGGAAATGCGAACCGCTGCTTGGTCCCTCTTCCTGCCTGCGATGCTGCTGTTCAACTCTTTTGATTTGATTTAATTCAAAGTGGTCAAAATTTCACGGCGACTCCCTTCTCGGGCACGTGATGTTGAGCAATTTCAAGTTGAGTTTCGTAATGTGCACGTTTTGTTGGGAGTTCAAAAACGCGGTAAGAAAAAATAGGTTCGAGAGTAAAGGTTACTAGTACATTAAATTAGGCCTTGTATAGTTGCTCCCCTAAAGTTTACTGTATCTCCCGCCGAATGTTTAATACATtgttagagtattaaatatagactaaaaaataactaattacacagtttgcgactaatttacgagacgaatcttttaagtctaattaatttatgatttgacaacgtggtgctacaataacacatgtgctaatgataaattaattaggtttaataaattcatatCGCGTATTactaacggattctgtaatttattttttcatTAGTATCAAATAGTTCATACGACATGTGACAACGATATTGATACACCAAAACTTTACGTACTCGATTTAAACGAGGCCTTCTTACTGAACGTTCCCGCTGACTTCCGGTCTCCCGCTTGTACTACTTGCTTGTAGCTGGGCGACCGTCGTGGCGTTGTCCTTTTGTTCATCTCTTGTTTTCTATCCGTATGCTTCGGTGCATGCATGGTGCCTTGCCTGGTAGTGGTTTGGTGGAAAATTATCCATGGTTTGTTGGAAAGAAAATTCCAGACAAACCTTTCGGCCATTTATTGCCATTAATCCCTACCTGGCATAGagtttaggccctgtttagattccaaaaattttcaccccaaagtatcacatcgaatcttgcggcacatgcatggagtactaaatgtaaacaaaaaaaactaattgtacagttgggtgagaaatcgcgagacgaaacttttgaacctaattagtccataattagacactaaataccaaatacaaatgaaagttcTACAGTAGCCAAACAGTAGCCGAACCCAAAAAAatttgggaactaaacgcgcccttagagGGTCTACAATTTGTAAGAATGACGGTTAATGGCTCTACGTTTTGTGATACGCAACAATGTTTTGTTGGCACAAGTTATTCCAGGTCATTAATTTTTTGTCCCAATGAGGTCGCCAGCAGTGATGTGTGCCCCAATGCTGACCCCTACGTACTGCCACCATTATGTAGTTTTAGTTGAgcattactccctccgtttctaaatatctatcgtttttctttccgagaaacaactttgattaaatatgtattaaaaaatattaatatttataatacataattagtatcattggatggatatttgaatctagttttttaataaatttatttgtagatagaaatgttgcatatattttctataaatcaatTCAAAGTTATCGGCACGCAAATCGTGACGACAAATATTTAGGGACCGAGGGATCATAGTTGGTTACCTGGTCCACACAGTATGGGCACGTCACTTTTAGTCTATTTGATAACTTGATATTTCACCAATGAAGTTTTCTTGGACTAGAGGAAATTTGCGTAGCCCTTATGATCAAATTGAACATGTCACTCTCTTTGGATGGCAAGAGGCCAAAGTCATGCAAAAGAGATGTCCTATTTTTCTCTCCCACCAGTTCACTCCTTTCCCTGTCATGCCATATTTCTTTAGGGCCGGTTTGAAACTTAGTAATTTCACAGGAAAAAGCAGAAACATGGAAAAAATTCCCGCATTCCAAATGGGCCTTTTTCTCTGGGACCCCACTGAGGAGCATAAGAGTTGCATATCTGATAAGGTTATCTTCTTCATTAATAGTACACTGGTAAGTTATCCTCAACTTACCACCTAACCGAAAGGACCATTAAGGCAATTAATAATTTGATACTAGCTGATGCATCATGTCTTGTTCCTTAGCACCTTGTTATTTTTGAAATCTTGCCAATTAGGGTTGAATGGTTGATGAAAACCATGGAAGATGTTAGACACAGAGACATTTATGAAAGAAGAAACGTTTTTCCAGAGATGATGTTGTTCTGTTGTATACGTGTACAAGATTTTGCATGACATGCTGTTCTCGTTACGGGGTTGGTGATTTTTTCTGGCTTTTCTCTCCTGTAAAATTGAATTCATTTAGTGTGACATGATATCCTCTTTTCCTGTATTTTCTGGTATCTTTTCTTCCAATAAAATATGCATCAGCGCACTTTCTATgttaaaaaaagaaacaaagttgCACCAGTTAACATCAGCTTAGGCAGAGATAAATTGTTGATAATTTTACATGTTTCGTTAAAAAAATGATTTCTAATGATGGTATTTCATAATATTTGTTTGGGGTATACTAATTGGAAAAACAAAATTGATCATCAACTGTTTTCCCTATGGGAACATAATATTTCCAACTTGATTACTTTGAGGTGTGTCGGGACAGTTTTCAACTTTTTGGAATAGGAGAGTTGTAACCATAGCCTACATGTGTTCTTATCCAAAATCTTAGTCAGCAACAATGTGACATGAGAAAAAACTTCATTCACTCCATATAATGCTCAATCAGATAATGACTCATTGTAAGTTTCAAAATTGGGCCTCTTAAACAGAAATTTCCATTTGTGGTTTCCAAGGCTTCTCTGTTATTACTAGGGAAAGTAAGTTCTCGTGAAACCTAATATGTTACCATTGCTCAAAGTGCATGTTGTCATTGTCATGAACTGGAACATTCCTATTGCAAAATTGGTCTTACTAAACTTTCTGTCAAATCAAAGTAGCTatttatgtgttttttttttctttgctatCGCAGAGGACCTTGACAAGCTGCGGGAGATGGAGATGTTTGGGGAGAATGGCAGGGACGGGGTCTGGACTGTGATCGCAAATGTGATGGACCTGGAGAGCTTGCATGAAGCTTTTGACGGCTGTGTTGGTGTCTTTCACACCTCGTCACTTGTGGATCCAGGGGGCATCTCCGGTTACACGGTGAGCTACTCAACCTGTGTTGGTTTCATCCTATATTTACTCAGCATCTAATTCTCTGAGCAGAAAATTCTGCCACAAAAGTCATACATGCAAAGGTAGGCCTGATGATAATTTTCTCTTATTTTCTTTGTCTGTGAAACAAGATCTAGTTTTGTCTTATATACTTTTATAATCCTGCTTCTCAATGTGCTGTGAAGCAGAAGTCTTTGTCTTATTCTTTTCGAGGAAGAGTAGAGATGCACATTATGGAATATGTAGGTGCCAACTTGATAGACAAAATTAATAAGAGAATTGTAGGCACTAATATTAAAAGTCTTAAATTGCTAAGAGGAAGACAAAAGGCTTATGTCATGTGTCATGGATAAAAATCAGTTGGATCATGAAAGTGAGATTTAAAATTTAGATCTAATAGTTTACATCACTATGCAAATTGCATTTTGTGATTGGAATGGAACAACCATGCTAAAATTTTGAGGACCAGGAAAAATAGGTTCTGATCTGTTTAAATAACCCACTCACTTTCTCCAGTAAGGTTTACGGTGTGGAATACAAACTAAGGATGGCACTCACACCTTAGAATGATCCTGTGAAATGGCTCAACTGAGGCCATGCGTAATCTGTGGAGTATGTTACTAGAAGCGCTTTCCTTGTTTTCGGTTTGAGAGCAGGAGAGTTCGAATTTTCTATATATAGGAACACTGACCTTTTGGTTGGCAAGGTGTTCCCCTCTGATGGTGAATCCTACCATCAACCATTGATTTAAAACTTCCTGAGACTACCGCAGTTTGATTTCCACAAGGCTTTGTGTATCTGGAGTATATTGACCTTCAGAGGTGCTAACTGATAACCAGCCTGATGTTGTCCTGTTTAGCTCAAGGAAGACAGTGGTGGTAGGTGAATGTTAGCAACTGCAAATACACCTGGATGCTGGAAATGAATTGATTATAGGTGTTCCAGTCTAACCATTAAATGGTTGCGAGTTTGTTGTTATGTTTCTTGTGCAAGTGTTCCAAAATGGAACTATCACACATCCACTCAGTTTGGTATCGTGGAGACTTCATGAGACCACGTCTGATGTTGCCATTGCCTTGCGCCCTTGCCTTACTTTATTAGCCTTGTCATAGATATGGAATCAACTCTTTCTTTCTGCACGTCACACATctctatggccccgttcggcttacccagaaaccggcttgttcgacttgttttttcagccggaatagtgtttttctctcacaccaattcagacagaacagtgtttttcagccagtatATTTATTTAAGCTGGATTGGAATCATGTCCCAAAACATCTTTTTGGCATACCATACCATGTGATTCCAAAGGATCGGCTGAACCGCAGAAGACAAAGTTTACAAGTTTACATGGTCTTTGCCTGTATAAATATGTAACCTCTTGTGGCTATATATAAGGTGGTGATCTTCGTATCATTTGAACATAAACATGAAAGGCATCTAATTCGTCTTTTGGTTGCATAGAAAGTTCTTCCAGTTGACAAACAGTATGAACATCTGGGCATGCCTCCCCTTTTTCAGTTGTAGTAGTTAACAGTGCTCTCTCTGAACAGCTTTTAAGTCAACAATGACTCAATATCAAACCCAATAGTTTGGTGATCCACTTTTGTTGCCCTTTTTATCATTCCCTACCAAATCTATTTTACTTTTGTAGGTGCAATTTTAAATATGCCTCTTAAATTGTTTGTATGATCATGAAATAAAGATATGCATTTGCATTTAGATTTACATTTCCGTAAGCCCGTTGATGTTGATCTTTCTACACACACGAACTTGCTACTAGGCATTAGCATATACAAAATGATTATCCCCCATGATCAGGAGGCACCGAGCAAATGTTGAAGCCATGATTGCTAGTTGGGCGGTCACAATCACATTTTGTGAACATGGACCCATAGGACATTAATATGCCAACCAGCACCATCATTTTCAACTGGAACAATAAAAACATTACTTCTATAGATAGCATGAGGCTGGGTCTTGTAATTCAAGTGCTACAGATAGTAATGGAAAACTTTACATTAAGAATACCTAAGAATAATATCCACTCCTGAGACACAGGGAGTGTGTGCTATATTCTAAAAAAATAGCCAAAAATTTTGTATTAAAAAGAGTTCCATTAAGAGGAAAAATGTGTGTGGTAGAGTATTAAAAAATATCAACGGATTGCACAGAATCTGTCTTTATAATTCTCCAAGCCTCAGAAAAAAAATATAATGCCAACTAAACTAAACTTGGCAACTTTTGAGTAACCCCAAGTAACTTTTTTTTACAACCCCAAGTAACCTTTGGATCACTATTATGCTATGCCTGCTACGTTTTGGTGTGTCTAAAATGCTCCATTTTTGGACTTTTTATTAATGGTGCTGATCAAGTATACCTGTACCTGGTAGCATAATTTACTTTTAATATTTACAGCTCTCAATTCTGCAATCAGATATCTGATATTTTAACAATTAACATTATACAGGTTTCACATACTTTGTATATTGTTCTATCTTCAAGAGCCATAACTAATTAACTCTGATGTAAAATAAGTGCCTTACTTGTGAATTTCAATGTCGACAGAAACACATGGCACGCCTGGAAGCCAAAGCAGCAGAGCTTGTGGTCGAAGCATGTGTGAGAACAGAGTCCGTGAGGAAGTGCGTTCTCACCTCGTCGCTCTTGGCATGTGTGTGGAGGCAAAACTACGCTTATGACCGCCGGTTCCCAACCACTATCGATGAGAATTGTTGGAGCGATGAGAGCTTCTGCCGCGACAACAAGGTGAGTGACAATAACATATAGCAAAACCACGACTGTATTAAACAGCGCCAAGTTTTTTATGGCTACAGCCTACAATGTGAAGAATCAGTCTCGTCATTTTTGTGGAACACGTCAACACGATAGCAGAATTTTAATGCTGGAGCCTAAACATTTGCAGCTGTGGCTGTCACTTGGCAAGACGATGGCGGAAAAGGCGGCATGGAGGGCAGCACGGGGAACAGACCTGAAGCTAGTGACCGTATGCCCTGCACTTGTAACCGGGCCGGGATTCCTGAGGCGGAACCCTACTCCATCCATTGCCTACCTCAAAGGTCTCCTACTCTCGACAACTATCTTGACTGGCCAGATCG
This genomic interval carries:
- the LOC136513026 gene encoding cinnamoyl-CoA reductase-like SNL6 — encoded protein: MGVLRSTQSLEAEVEEMRAALLLHDAWAWRPGGGAARAAEAAGVEARTVCVTGGTSFLGFAVVNRLLRHGYNVRLAIETQEDLDKLREMEMFGENGRDGVWTVIANVMDLESLHEAFDGCVGVFHTSSLVDPGGISGYTKHMARLEAKAAELVVEACVRTESVRKCVLTSSLLACVWRQNYAYDRRFPTTIDENCWSDESFCRDNKLWLSLGKTMAEKAAWRAARGTDLKLVTVCPALVTGPGFLRRNPTPSIAYLKGAHAMLAEGLLATANVGRVAEAHVRVYEEMSGTAGGRYICYDHVVRRGEEFTELQRQLGLPGRVPATPQDDDRPPRFQLCNRKLSALMSARRRCTYDAYFPVLYE